The sequence below is a genomic window from Dethiosulfovibrio peptidovorans.
GAGCGCCGGATCCGAGGCCAGGGCCCGGGCGATGAGTACCCGTTGGCGCTGTCCCTGAGAGAGAACCCTCATCGATCGATTTCGAAGGTCGCTCAGATCCATAGCCTCCATGGCCTCGTCAACAGGGCAACGAGAACCTCCGTCGGTCCCGAGACGCCCCATGGACACCACTCGCTCAACCGTGACGGGCATGCTTAGCCCCTGTCCGACATCCTGGGGCACGTACCCTACGTCGGATCGCCGCCCGGGCGGTGCCCCCAGAATCGACACAGCCCCCGAGTCAGGTCGGAGCAACCCCAGCGCCAGACGGAGGAGGGTTGATTTTCCTCCTCCATTTGGTCCGACGACGACCAACAGCTCCCCCTGGGGAACGGCGAACGATACCGACCGAAAGAGAGGGGCATCGTATCCGAAAGATACCTGGTCGAATTGAAGCGCCGTCACCGAACGCCTTTTTTCAGCACCTGAGCGCACTTTTTCAGATTGAGCTCCCAGTCCTCCGCCAGAGGGTCCAAAACCTCTACCTGGCCCTTCAGGCTCTGAGCCAGTGCTGTCGCTGCCGCTGTCGAAAACTGAGGCTGTATAAAGATCGTGACGATATCCTCATCCCTGGCCTGTTCCACCAACGCAGCGAGCTCCACGGGTTTTGGTTCCTTGCCCTCTAGCTCGACTGCCACCTGCCTGAGACCGTAAGCCCGGGCGAAATATCCCCAGGAGGGATGAAAAACCATAAAGGCTCGGCCCCGGAGGGAGCGAAGCTCCTGATCGATATACCGATCAAGGTCGGCAAGCTCACCCACAAACTTGATGTAGTTGGTCATGTACACGTCTCGGTGGAGCGGATCGGCGTCGGCCATCGCCATAGCGATCACACGAGCCTGAAGCATAACGTTCGTCGGCGCCAGCCAGATGTGAGGATCCATGCCATGATGATGGCGTCGACCGTGGTCGTGATCGCACTCTGGTCCGTGGCTGTGACGTTCATGCTGCTGGGAGCCGTCGTGATGATGAGCCGCCATAGGATAGAGCTTGACGGGGGCCTGAGTGGGGATCTCTTTCAGCTTGGGCAGTGCCGCCAGAAGCTTATCCTTCTGGGAGGCCTCGAAGGGCACACCAATGGTGAACCACAGAGAACACTGAACCAGGTCCTTCATCTGAGCGGGTTTGGGCTCGTAGGTGGCAGGGCTGGCTCCCTTGGGCACCACCGTGGTAACCGACACGTAGCTGCCGCCGATCTTCTTAACAAAATACTTCTGAGGCAAGATGCTGACGGCGACCCGAAGAGAGGGCTCGGCCAAAGCCGACGAGGTCCCCAAGGCTATAAACGTAAGACAGAGAGCTAGCAATTTCTTGTACATCGTAGTGCAGAACCTCCTTGACGCTTCGTCCCTCTTGGGTGAGCGCACAGAATCCAAGCGTTGTGGTGTAGTATACGTTTTGATCGTTCTTTAGGCAAGAGCTGTGTGTTCATATATATATTTGGACGATACTCAAAAAAAGAAGTAATGACAGAACCTTACAGGCATTTCGGTCTCTTGACATGTGAACAAATCGCCACATATTGACAAACGCCATAGACTCTGTCAATCTGAAGATCTCACAACGACTGTATCGAAATAATTCGGTAGTCCAACAGGAAGCCGTCGTCTTCGTGCCAGCACATCACACCATGAGGAGGTCAATATGCTTATACTTTCCAGAAAGGACATTCTGTCCGTCTTTTCCATGAGAGACGCCATTGAGGCGAACAAGCGAGCTTTTATACTTCATTCCAAGGGACAGAGCGTGGTCCCCCTGAGGGTCAACCTCGAGAGCGGCAGCGGTCAGTATCTCTTCATGCCCGCCTACGCTGGCGGTGACATCGACCGAGCCGGTCTGAAGGTAGTCTCGGTGTTTCCCGGCAACGCTGATATGGGGCTGCCAGTGGTTCCCGCAACGGTGCTTCTGGCAGACGGCCAAACCGGCATGATCTGTGCTCTGCTGGAGGGGACCGTCCTCACGCAACTTCGAACGGCGGCTGTTTCCGGCGCTGCTACCGAGCTTCTCGCCCGCCCCGATGCGACCGTTGCAGCCCTCTTCGGAACGGGCGGACAGGGTCCCAGTCAGCTTCGAGCCCTCCTGACGGTTCGGCCTCTCCGGGAGGTCCGGGTCTTCGACATCGATCCCCAACGAACAGCGTCCTTTGTCGAAACTCACGGGGCCGAGGTCACCGAGATGGGAGCCAGACTGATCGCCACCTCATCGGCTCAGGAGGCCGTCGACGGAGCCGATGTCATCACCTCCGTCACCACATCGCCCAAGCCCGTCTTTCAGGCCGAGTGGCTCAAAAACGGGGTTCACGTCAACGGTGTGGGCTCCTACACCCCGGCTATGCAGGAGCTGCCCGCTGAGTTGCTCCACAAGGCCAACCGGGTGTTTGTAGACAATCGGGAAGCCGTTCTGTCTGAGGCAGGTGACTTCCTGAATCCTATTAAGGAAGGCCTATTCACCGAGGATCGGGTGGACGGCGAGCTGGGCGAGCTCCTTCTCGGAAAAGTTCCGGGACGGCGATCTCCCCAGGAGAGCACCGTTATGAAGACCGTGGGATTCGCCACTCTGGACGTGGTAGCCGCTCACGAAATCTACGAGAAGGCCCTCGCTCATGGCATCGGCAAAATGGTGGAACTGTAAAACCCTCCCCACCTCAAGCCTTTGAAAAGATTATCCTAATTTTTTCAAATATGGGCACCTTTAAAAACCTACATCCGAGTCTCCCAGCCCCAGATCGTTCCGCCAGAGCCCTGTCTCGCCCAAACGTCTTTTTGACCTGCCTGCTCCGTACCGTCGCCTCGAAGGGCACCTCCTGTGCCCTCTCGGATTAGGGCGAGTTTCTGAGTTTTTAGAGACTCCCTGTTGACAAAAACTCATTACAAACAGGGGCTAAATAAATAAACTTTAAAAACAATGCTGTTCACGACTTATTCAGGAGGTCTCAAAAGTCAGCTCGATAAAACATTGACACGAACGACTTCCGATGATACTTTATTGATTAATCGATCAGTAAACAGCATCGGAGACCGTGTCTCTTGTTGCGTCTACCGTAAAAGCATCCCCGCGATCTTCTTAATAAGACGTATAACAAGGAGCGACTTCAGCTGAGGAAGTTGGGAGAGTCATTCCGAAACGACAGGAGTCACAATTTTTCAAGTCTTTATACAAGATGGAAAGGGAGGGTCTTTATGACCGCACAAGGGAAATTATATTTAGTTGGTGCAGGGGTTGGCGATCTTGATAATATGACACTGCGCGCTTATAAAATCATTCAAAGCGCTGACATTGTGCTTGCCATGAAATTTATTCATGAACAATATGCAGGGCTTTTGGAAGGCAAGGAGGTGTACGACTCTGGTCATGGTTTTTTCATGAACCTGAATGCCCCCGAAGCACACGGTGACGAAGCAAAGGTTCGATCTATTGTCAGAAAAAATATTCACGCGGGGAAAATTGTTGTTATTCTCGATTTTGGTGATCCAGTTTTATACAGCCCACAATCAGGATATCTAACAGAATTTGCCGATCTCAACCCAGAGGTCGTTCCTGGCGTCTCTTCTTTTAATGCAGCAAACGCAGCTATAGGGTTCGAGATTACAGGCGGATATAACCGAGCTGTCGTCTTATCTGAAGCCATGAGCAATTGGAGCGAGGAAGGCCGCTTGGAAAAACTTGCTGCAACTGGTGCCATACTTGTACTCTTTACCATGCGCATGGATGTTGATAATGTCGTTTCTCAACTTAAAAAGCACCTTTCCGGTGATACTCCTGTAACTTTAGTTTGCTCGGCAGGATTTAAAGACAGGGAAAAGGTCATACGAACAAGGCTTGATTTACTGGCACAATGCATTCAAGAAGAAAGACCGTCCTGGGATTATCTCCTTTATATCGGGCTCTAACGCCGCTTGGAAGTCTTTGCTTTAGGAGCTATTCAATCTGAAACAGCTTCTGCTGACAGAGGGGAACAAATTCAAGCTAAAAATAATAATAGTGACCATGGATAAAAAAGACGCGAAGACATGGGATTTTCCCACAAGTTAGCAGGACACCAGATTCAAGGCCATAGAGGCAATCCCCATATATCGGGAGATGTGCGGTGGGCTCCCCCTGTCTGCGAAAATAACGCTCACAATACCTGATATCCCTAGTGTACATTCACTGGTACATTTGCGCATTGCAACTCAAGTTCATCCTCAAGCTAAAAAAGGCTGTTAGAGAAAACACGGGGGAAAAGGAGCTTCCAGGTCCTCATGGCGTGCATCCTTTTCAGGTTCCATGTAATGCAGCCCAAACTCCACTCTCCCCGAACGGTCTCAAGCCCTCGGAGCAGAAATTGGCGAAAGCCCATCACCGATTTGAGGGCCTTCTTCAACAGGGGGTCGGGGTCGTCTATATATGTATCACGCTTAATATTTTGTAGAATAATTAATTTTATAGAAAATACATCTAATGAAAGAGGTGTTCTCCTTGGATCAGACAACAGCTCAGGCAATGGTAACATCGCCAGTCGGAATTATGGCCCTCGTTTCTCTCATGATAGCATTTTCTCTTCATGTTCAAAGGTACAAAACATTTCAAAAGCTGGGCCCTGCCATCACCTGTATCATCGCTGGCATCATCTTGTCCAACACCAAAATCCTCCCCTTCAATTGCGAGACTTATGGGACTTTTTTCAAATATGGGATTCCTCTGACCCTGACGATGTTTCTCCTCTCGGTCAACATCAAGGAATGGATTAAGCTTGCCCAAAAACCCCTCATCGCCATGCTCTTTGCATGCATCAGTGTCTGTTTCATGGCGACGGTCGCGGGCATGTGGCTTGCGCCCAAACTCCCTGAAGGATGGAAGATCGCCGGTATGTTCGTGGGAACCTATACAGGCGGCAGCAGCAACCTCACGGCCATCGGAACCGGCCTTGAGGTAAGCCCTACAACCTTCGGAGCAGCTAACGCGGCAGACTATGCCCTTGGCATTCCGCTGACGATCCTGCTCTTTGCTCTGCCGGGCCTCTTCATGAACAGCCAGAAACTACAGAAATGGTGGCCCTATAAGCTGTCGAAGTCCGAACTCTACGACGAACAAGCACGCTCTATCTACGAGGCAAAAGAATGGTCTGTTAACGATGTCGCCATGCTCTTCATGCTGGGATTTCTCGTCAACGCCGGGGCAACATGGGTTGCAAGTTTCTTTGGAAAAGGCGTCACGGGAGCCGTTCGTGTTGTCTGCATCACCACTTTTGCACTGGCCCTCGCGCAGATCGAGCCCATTCGGAAAACTCGAGGAAGCAGGGAAATGGGAATCTTCATTTCCATGTTTTACCTGGCCGCGATCGGCCTGGGGATCGACATCAAGCAGTTCTTGGAGGCAGCTCCTCTGATCACCTTCATGTGTGCCATCGTGAGCATAGGCTGCTTGATTCTGCATCTGACGTTATGCAGGCTCTTCAAGATCCCCTATGAATACGTGATCGCTTCTATAACGGCATCCATCGCCGATGGAACTACATCCGCTCTCGTCTGCGCCTCCGCAAACTGGACAGGCATCATCGGAACAGCAATCGTTCTAGGCGCTATCGGCAACGCTTTAGGGAATTACATGGGGATCGGGGTCGCCTTTTTCGTCAAGTCCTTCTGCGGGCTGTAGACCCAGCAAAAGGTATCCCGGGAGTCAGGATGGTTGCATAAACATAAAAAGGGGAGTGAGGCTTCATGCCTGAGAAGAACAGGGTGTTTGTCCTGTACAAATACGGCATTCCTTGGGCCGAAATAGAGCTTGAAAACAGGGAGCTCCTCAGTCGCAGAAGGGATATTCATACGGGCAGATGGTCTGAGCCATGTCCTTTCAGAGAGGATGACGCTGTTTTTTCAGAGTTTCCCATCCGCAAACTGGCAAGGCACTTAGGCGACCTCGAAGCCTTCCCCTGGGAGGGAAGAGCTGAAGCCAAACTCGGCTACGGAGCCCTTTTTCACAGGTATTGTGAGATATGCGACGGCAAAGACAGCTCGACCATCTGGGTCGAGAGAAGAGCGAAAAACCCCGTCGATATCGTCCTGTTTTCAGGAAAGCTCATCGGCTTTGTGACGATGAGGCGTGATGGTTGTTTAATGTTAATTGAAAAAGGGAGAGAGCGTCTCACACCCTTAAAAGCCTATCGAGATGAGGCGCTCTCTCCCGCCAATCATGACGTCAAATGCGCAGGAACATTACAGGTTCCCATGAGAGATGGCGTGAAACTCGCCTCCGAGCTCTACCTCCCTTCGGGGCTGAGACAGGGAGAAAGGGTCCCCACCATCTTGCTCAGGACGCCATATGGGCGTATAGCCTCCGCAGAGCCGGAGC
It includes:
- a CDS encoding tetrapyrrole methylase yields the protein MTAQGKLYLVGAGVGDLDNMTLRAYKIIQSADIVLAMKFIHEQYAGLLEGKEVYDSGHGFFMNLNAPEAHGDEAKVRSIVRKNIHAGKIVVILDFGDPVLYSPQSGYLTEFADLNPEVVPGVSSFNAANAAIGFEITGGYNRAVVLSEAMSNWSEEGRLEKLAATGAILVLFTMRMDVDNVVSQLKKHLSGDTPVTLVCSAGFKDREKVIRTRLDLLAQCIQEERPSWDYLLYIGL
- a CDS encoding ABC transporter, translated to MTALQFDQVSFGYDAPLFRSVSFAVPQGELLVVVGPNGGGKSTLLRLALGLLRPDSGAVSILGAPPGRRSDVGYVPQDVGQGLSMPVTVERVVSMGRLGTDGGSRCPVDEAMEAMDLSDLRNRSMRVLSQGQRQRVLIARALASDPALLLLDEPLASVDPASRQAVFDCLKKAGENRTVIIVSHDYSIIPAWATAVACVDRDVYYHRGGELTEDLFTRLSCSCPVELIGHGLPHRVLGEHSHD
- a CDS encoding beta-carotene 15,15'-monooxygenase, which gives rise to MKEVFSLDQTTAQAMVTSPVGIMALVSLMIAFSLHVQRYKTFQKLGPAITCIIAGIILSNTKILPFNCETYGTFFKYGIPLTLTMFLLSVNIKEWIKLAQKPLIAMLFACISVCFMATVAGMWLAPKLPEGWKIAGMFVGTYTGGSSNLTAIGTGLEVSPTTFGAANAADYALGIPLTILLFALPGLFMNSQKLQKWWPYKLSKSELYDEQARSIYEAKEWSVNDVAMLFMLGFLVNAGATWVASFFGKGVTGAVRVVCITTFALALAQIEPIRKTRGSREMGIFISMFYLAAIGLGIDIKQFLEAAPLITFMCAIVSIGCLILHLTLCRLFKIPYEYVIASITASIADGTTSALVCASANWTGIIGTAIVLGAIGNALGNYMGIGVAFFVKSFCGL
- a CDS encoding ornithine cyclodeaminase family protein codes for the protein MLILSRKDILSVFSMRDAIEANKRAFILHSKGQSVVPLRVNLESGSGQYLFMPAYAGGDIDRAGLKVVSVFPGNADMGLPVVPATVLLADGQTGMICALLEGTVLTQLRTAAVSGAATELLARPDATVAALFGTGGQGPSQLRALLTVRPLREVRVFDIDPQRTASFVETHGAEVTEMGARLIATSSAQEAVDGADVITSVTTSPKPVFQAEWLKNGVHVNGVGSYTPAMQELPAELLHKANRVFVDNREAVLSEAGDFLNPIKEGLFTEDRVDGELGELLLGKVPGRRSPQESTVMKTVGFATLDVVAAHEIYEKALAHGIGKMVEL
- a CDS encoding cation ABC transporter substrate-binding protein encodes the protein MYKKLLALCLTFIALGTSSALAEPSLRVAVSILPQKYFVKKIGGSYVSVTTVVPKGASPATYEPKPAQMKDLVQCSLWFTIGVPFEASQKDKLLAALPKLKEIPTQAPVKLYPMAAHHHDGSQQHERHSHGPECDHDHGRRHHHGMDPHIWLAPTNVMLQARVIAMAMADADPLHRDVYMTNYIKFVGELADLDRYIDQELRSLRGRAFMVFHPSWGYFARAYGLRQVAVELEGKEPKPVELAALVEQARDEDIVTIFIQPQFSTAAATALAQSLKGQVEVLDPLAEDWELNLKKCAQVLKKGVR